The Microbacterium foliorum genome has a window encoding:
- a CDS encoding MMPL family transporter, whose product MSTLLSSLGRWSYRHPWRVLLSWLLALGIAGAGALVLGAGTDNSFSIPGTESQAGLEQLNRSFPAVSGTSAQIIVVAADGDHVTDAEYRGDIEDAVDRLADLDDSVLSATSPYDENVSGMINDDETAGIIRLQFDGQATDVSDQTRDDLRSVVAELSDELPSGSQTSLGGELFATSIPGVTLTEAVGLLIALLVLIVTFRSFVVAGLPLLTAVLGVGISMAGIFAATAFATVSSTTPLLALMLGLAVGIDYALFIMARHQDQVRDGVDPEESTARAVGTAGSAVVFAGVTVLIALIGLGFAGIPFLTTMGIAASAAVAVAVAIAVTLTPALLGFMKGRVAGRPRRAPKAKKGASAPGPRRQASDRWVTGVTKRPILVSLAVIIGLGIVAVPALSLNLALPNAGVLPKASEARQTYDLVAQEFGPGFNGPLILTGTIVTSTDPLTLMQDLGDDVAKIDGVKEVALSTPNETADTGIVQLIPETAPDDPATADLVRELRAHHDEWLKKYDIDLKVTGFTAVGIDISDQLGNALLPFGIFVIGLSLILLTIVFRSLWVPITAAAGYLLSIVAGFGVVGAVFEWGWFADALHVAKVGPIISFMPIILMGVLFGLAMDYQVFLVSRMREDFVHDPDGRSPDRATRRAAALRAVRSGFTGSAKVVTAAGLIMFAVFVAFVPEGDSSLKPIALGLAAGIAIDAFLVRMTLIPALMAILGERAWEIPAWLERILPSVDIEGEAVERERHLAEWPGDDSVVAADDLTIEAAGVGGLHLRLAPGGSAVLTGSSPGALRALSLAIAGRLSADGGRLRVAGHLLPGRAAWVRAHVGAVLTTDTADLSADPTEALRGRPSVVVIDGVDRLSSAEHDQLVARLRDARSSTALLLTSLAPQLAERLLADAGRTSVAVIDIDAPRRPSAALPVADDSSESTEVTA is encoded by the coding sequence GTGTCCACTCTCCTGTCCTCGCTCGGCCGCTGGTCGTACCGCCACCCGTGGCGCGTCCTCCTGTCCTGGCTGCTCGCGCTCGGCATCGCCGGAGCCGGAGCGCTCGTCCTCGGAGCCGGCACGGACAACTCCTTCTCGATCCCCGGCACCGAGTCGCAGGCCGGCCTCGAGCAGCTCAACCGCTCCTTCCCCGCCGTCAGCGGCACCAGCGCACAGATCATCGTGGTCGCCGCCGACGGCGATCACGTGACCGATGCCGAGTACCGAGGCGACATCGAGGATGCGGTCGACCGGCTCGCCGACCTCGACGACTCGGTGCTGTCGGCCACGTCGCCGTACGACGAGAACGTCAGCGGCATGATCAACGACGACGAGACCGCCGGCATCATCCGCCTGCAGTTCGACGGACAGGCGACCGACGTGTCGGACCAGACCCGCGACGACCTCCGCTCCGTCGTCGCGGAACTCTCGGACGAGCTTCCGTCGGGCTCGCAGACCTCGCTCGGCGGGGAGCTGTTCGCCACGTCCATCCCCGGCGTGACCCTCACCGAGGCCGTCGGCCTGCTGATCGCCCTGCTCGTGCTGATCGTCACGTTCCGCTCCTTCGTCGTGGCCGGGCTCCCGCTGCTCACCGCCGTGCTCGGCGTCGGCATCTCGATGGCGGGGATCTTCGCGGCCACGGCCTTCGCCACCGTCTCGTCGACCACCCCGCTGCTCGCACTGATGCTGGGACTCGCGGTCGGCATCGACTACGCGCTGTTCATCATGGCCAGGCACCAGGACCAGGTCCGCGACGGCGTCGACCCCGAGGAGTCGACCGCACGCGCCGTGGGCACCGCCGGCTCGGCCGTGGTCTTCGCCGGCGTCACCGTGCTGATCGCGCTGATCGGGCTCGGCTTCGCCGGCATCCCGTTCCTGACGACCATGGGCATCGCCGCGTCGGCCGCCGTCGCGGTGGCCGTCGCGATCGCCGTGACCCTCACCCCGGCACTGCTCGGGTTCATGAAGGGCCGCGTCGCCGGGCGCCCCCGCCGCGCGCCGAAGGCGAAGAAGGGCGCATCCGCCCCCGGCCCGCGCCGCCAGGCCAGCGACCGCTGGGTCACCGGGGTCACCAAGCGCCCGATCCTCGTCTCGCTCGCCGTGATCATCGGACTCGGCATCGTCGCCGTCCCCGCGCTGAGCCTGAATCTCGCACTGCCGAATGCCGGCGTGCTGCCGAAGGCCTCCGAGGCGCGCCAGACCTACGACCTCGTGGCCCAGGAGTTCGGCCCGGGGTTCAACGGCCCGCTCATCCTGACCGGAACCATCGTCACCTCGACCGATCCGCTGACCCTCATGCAGGACCTCGGCGACGACGTCGCGAAGATCGACGGCGTCAAGGAGGTCGCGCTCTCGACCCCCAATGAGACGGCGGACACCGGGATCGTGCAGCTGATCCCCGAGACCGCGCCCGACGATCCCGCGACCGCGGATCTGGTGCGCGAGCTCCGCGCCCATCACGACGAGTGGCTCAAGAAGTACGACATCGACCTCAAGGTCACCGGTTTCACCGCCGTCGGCATCGACATCTCCGACCAGCTCGGCAACGCACTTCTGCCCTTCGGCATCTTCGTGATCGGCCTGTCGCTGATCCTCCTCACGATCGTGTTCCGCTCGCTCTGGGTGCCGATCACCGCCGCCGCGGGATATCTGCTCTCGATCGTCGCCGGATTCGGCGTCGTCGGCGCGGTCTTCGAGTGGGGCTGGTTCGCCGATGCGCTGCACGTCGCGAAGGTCGGTCCGATCATCAGCTTCATGCCCATCATCCTCATGGGCGTCCTGTTCGGACTCGCCATGGACTACCAGGTCTTCCTCGTCTCGCGGATGCGGGAGGACTTCGTGCACGACCCCGATGGCAGGAGTCCCGACCGGGCGACCCGCCGCGCCGCCGCACTGCGGGCCGTGCGCAGCGGCTTCACGGGCTCGGCGAAGGTCGTCACCGCGGCGGGGCTCATCATGTTCGCCGTGTTCGTGGCCTTCGTGCCCGAGGGCGACTCGTCTCTCAAGCCCATCGCCCTCGGCCTCGCGGCGGGCATCGCGATCGACGCCTTCCTGGTGCGGATGACACTGATCCCCGCACTGATGGCGATCCTCGGCGAGCGCGCCTGGGAGATCCCGGCCTGGCTCGAGAGGATTCTGCCGAGCGTCGACATCGAGGGCGAAGCGGTCGAGCGCGAGCGCCACCTCGCGGAGTGGCCGGGCGATGACTCGGTGGTGGCCGCCGACGATCTGACGATCGAGGCTGCCGGCGTCGGTGGCCTGCACCTGCGCCTCGCTCCCGGCGGCTCCGCTGTGCTCACCGGGTCGTCCCCCGGTGCTCTGCGCGCCCTGTCGCTCGCGATCGCGGGCCGCCTCTCTGCAGATGGCGGGCGCCTGCGGGTGGCCGGCCATCTGCTGCCCGGCCGCGCGGCATGGGTGCGCGCCCACGTCGGCGCCGTCCTGACGACGGACACGGCCGATCTGTCCGCCGACCCCACCGAGGCGCTACGCGGTCGCCCGTCGGTGGTCGTCATCGACGGCGTCGATCGACTCTCCTCCGCCGAGCACGATCAGCTCGTCGCACGCCTGAGAGATGCACGCAGCTCGACCGCACTGCTGCTGACCTCGCTCGCCCCGCAGCTCGCCGAGCGACTGCTCGCGGACGCCGGGCGCACATCCGTCGCCGTGATCGACATCGACGCACCCCGACGCCCATCCGCTGCGCTGCCCGTCGCAGACGACTCCTCCGAATCGACCGAGGTGACCGCATGA
- a CDS encoding TetR/AcrR family transcriptional regulator produces MTTPATRSRENTRVRLLDAAAQLFAEVGLDGASVEAVCDRAGFTRGAFYSNFDSKDELFLMLAGSVAEQRINAVRRRVDEIAADGGLSEGCDPVELVQQIMDSAEEDRLDVMLMSEIRIRALRDAQFGAAYLAQEREMVSSIATIISDIVSVSSLELKVPAYDAARMLMLIWEGMTVRGAMAGQDSDKLRHSGSEELGRLVQLLLAE; encoded by the coding sequence ATGACGACACCCGCCACCCGAAGTCGCGAGAACACACGCGTGCGACTTCTCGACGCCGCAGCCCAGCTCTTCGCCGAGGTCGGTCTCGACGGCGCCTCGGTCGAGGCGGTCTGCGATCGCGCAGGCTTCACCCGTGGGGCGTTCTACTCGAACTTCGACTCGAAGGACGAGCTCTTCCTCATGCTCGCCGGAAGCGTCGCCGAGCAGCGCATCAACGCCGTGCGCAGACGCGTCGACGAGATCGCGGCCGACGGAGGGCTCTCGGAGGGGTGCGATCCGGTCGAGCTCGTGCAGCAGATCATGGATTCGGCGGAAGAGGACCGTCTCGACGTCATGCTGATGAGCGAGATCCGCATCCGCGCTCTGCGGGATGCGCAGTTCGGGGCCGCCTACCTCGCGCAGGAGCGTGAGATGGTCTCGAGCATCGCGACCATCATCAGCGACATCGTGTCGGTGAGCTCACTCGAGCTGAAGGTCCCGGCCTACGACGCGGCGCGCATGCTCATGCTCATCTGGGAGGGCATGACCGTTCGCGGAGCGATGGCCGGGCAGGACTCCGACAAGCTCCGTCACTCGGGCAGCGAGGAGCTCGGCAGGCTGGTGCAGCTGCTGCTCGCGGAGTGA
- a CDS encoding o-succinylbenzoate synthase, giving the protein MLPPLADLLSSARIVALPLHTRFRGVDTREALLFEGPQGWAEFSPFLEYEDAEAATWLAAAIDFAWNVQPAPLRERIGVNATIPAIEAARVAEVLARFAGCRTAKVKVAEPGQTLADDIARVRAVREAMGPEGRIRVDANGLWNVDEAEHAVHALNEFDLEYVEQPCATVPELAELRTRVKYMGIPVAADESIRKSSDPLAVAREKAADLLVIKAQPLGGITHALQIITAAGLPVVVSSALDTAIGLSQGAALAAAIPALDYDCGLGTASLFLDDVADLRPVDGSIPAGRVTPDADALTRLAASADRRDWWLDRLARCYAVLEAR; this is encoded by the coding sequence ATGCTCCCACCGCTCGCAGACCTGCTCAGCTCGGCCCGGATCGTCGCACTGCCCCTGCACACCCGGTTCCGCGGCGTCGATACCAGGGAGGCGCTGCTCTTCGAAGGACCGCAGGGGTGGGCGGAGTTCTCCCCGTTCCTCGAGTACGAAGATGCGGAGGCCGCGACCTGGCTCGCGGCCGCGATCGATTTCGCCTGGAACGTGCAGCCCGCACCGCTGCGGGAACGGATCGGCGTGAACGCGACGATCCCCGCGATCGAGGCCGCCCGCGTCGCCGAGGTCCTGGCGCGCTTCGCCGGATGCCGCACCGCCAAGGTCAAGGTCGCCGAACCGGGCCAGACGCTCGCCGACGACATCGCCCGCGTTCGGGCCGTGCGCGAGGCAATGGGCCCGGAAGGGCGCATCCGCGTCGACGCGAACGGACTGTGGAACGTCGACGAGGCCGAGCACGCCGTGCATGCCCTCAACGAGTTCGATCTCGAATACGTCGAGCAGCCCTGTGCCACCGTGCCCGAGCTCGCCGAGCTGCGCACCCGCGTGAAGTACATGGGCATCCCGGTCGCGGCAGACGAGAGCATCCGCAAGTCGTCCGACCCGCTCGCCGTCGCCCGGGAGAAAGCCGCCGACCTGCTGGTGATCAAGGCGCAGCCGCTCGGCGGCATCACCCACGCACTGCAGATCATCACGGCGGCAGGGCTCCCCGTCGTCGTCTCCAGCGCGCTCGACACGGCGATCGGGCTCTCCCAGGGTGCGGCCCTGGCGGCCGCGATCCCGGCGCTGGACTACGACTGCGGGCTGGGCACGGCATCCCTGTTCCTCGACGACGTCGCCGACCTGCGCCCGGTCGACGGGTCGATTCCGGCAGGTCGCGTGACGCCGGATGCCGACGCCCTCACCCGTCTGGCCGCATCGGCGGACCGTCGCGACTGGTGGCTCGACCGACTCGCACGCTGCTACGCCGTGCTCGAGGCCCGCTGA
- a CDS encoding 1,4-dihydroxy-2-naphthoyl-CoA synthase, which produces MTRAFVSDLFDPDEWVLAPGAEDYTDITAHVSTDGGVARIAFNRPEVRNAFRPHTVDELYRALDDARQNPRIGAVLLTGNGPSPKDGGWAFCSGGDQRIRGRDGYKYSDDETTVHDPARAGRLHILEVQRLIRFMPKVVIAVVPGWAAGGGHSLHVVCDLTIASAEEARFKQTDADVGSFDAGYGSAYMARQTGQKFAREVFFLAEEYSAQRAYEAGAVNRVVPHAELEREALKMARTVLTKSPTAIRMLKFAFNAVDDGLVGQQVFAGEATRLAYGTDEAVEGRDSFLEKRDPDWTSFPWHY; this is translated from the coding sequence GTGACCCGCGCATTCGTCTCAGACCTGTTCGACCCGGACGAATGGGTGCTCGCGCCCGGTGCCGAGGACTACACCGACATCACGGCCCATGTGAGCACCGACGGAGGGGTCGCCCGCATCGCGTTCAACCGCCCCGAGGTGCGCAACGCCTTCCGGCCGCACACCGTCGACGAGCTGTACCGCGCGCTCGACGATGCGCGGCAGAACCCCCGCATCGGGGCGGTGCTGCTGACGGGCAACGGCCCGAGTCCGAAGGACGGCGGCTGGGCCTTCTGCTCCGGCGGTGATCAGCGCATCCGCGGACGCGACGGCTACAAGTACTCCGACGACGAGACGACCGTGCACGATCCGGCGCGCGCGGGCAGGCTGCACATCCTCGAGGTGCAGCGCCTCATCCGCTTCATGCCCAAGGTCGTCATCGCGGTCGTCCCCGGCTGGGCGGCGGGCGGCGGGCACTCGCTGCATGTCGTGTGCGACCTCACGATCGCCTCCGCCGAAGAGGCACGGTTCAAGCAGACCGACGCCGATGTGGGCAGCTTCGACGCCGGATACGGCTCGGCATATATGGCTCGGCAGACCGGGCAGAAGTTCGCCAGGGAGGTCTTCTTCCTCGCCGAGGAGTACTCGGCGCAGCGCGCGTACGAGGCCGGCGCCGTGAACCGCGTCGTGCCGCATGCGGAGCTCGAGCGCGAGGCACTGAAGATGGCGCGCACCGTGCTCACCAAGTCGCCGACCGCGATCCGCATGCTGAAGTTCGCGTTCAACGCCGTCGACGACGGGCTCGTGGGACAGCAGGTGTTCGCAGGAGAGGCCACGCGGCTCGCCTACGGCACCGACGAGGCCGTCGAGGGGCGGGACTCGTTCCTCGAGAAGCGGGATCCGGACTGGACCTCGTTCCCCTGGCACTACTGA